The Oncorhynchus keta strain PuntledgeMale-10-30-2019 chromosome 28, Oket_V2, whole genome shotgun sequence DNA segment CCAGGTCCTCTTCGATGAGAAGGCGAAGGAGGCCGAGAGGAGCAGTAGAAATTATTTAGAGGTAATAGATGGACAGCATCCGGACCTTCATCCAGACCTGCTATCAAGCAATCATCAAGTTATCAAAGACAACAACGGCATCAGACACAGGAGGTAGGCTATGTCACTCATTCAAacctaaaaaaaaataataatcagaCAACGAAACTTGCAACAGTGTTTCGATTTTTCCATTATTGCAATTTGATTTGCATTGTATAGTCCTATCTGGGTAAGGGGCGCAACTGAAGACGGAGTGATACAGACTGTGTAAAAGGTTTAAAAGTCGATGCTGCAAATTTAAATTGTGCATATGAGTTTCTTAGATTATGGTGCCCCCAAATAACCAAGTGTGCATAGTGCGTAAGTATGCGTTTATAATGCAAGTCGTAGGCTTTTTGAAAGCAATGTCATATAATATTCTGGATATGTTCTATACAATAATCTCAATTATAAATTCAGACAAAAGGTTGTCTAAAAAAAAATCTAAGCTAAATATGACAATATCATTGCACTGAATGCAGCCAAAATATTAACCAAATTAGGAGGTTTTACATGCATATTTCAATTTTTCCATCAGTGCAATATGATCTTATTGTTTTAGGGAAATTGCATGATATGTATATCTGCTATTGCAACCTGGTTTGCATTTTAGTGTTGATATTCACATAAAATCTACAGATGAATCAATCAactcaaattgtattggtcacatacacatgtttagcataTGTTAtcgcgggtgtagcgaaatgcttgcgcatctagctccgacagtgcactaatatctaacatgtaatatctaacaatttcacaacatatactcAATACACACACGTCTAAgtaaagaatggaattaagaatatctAGGCCGTCCGTGTTCAGTAGCATGTTTAAAACACATATTATTCTGTTACTAATAGCCTATATAAATGTGCACTTGGTTCAACTCTGTGGTCTGGTAGTCAATATTGGCTTTTTTTTAAAGACAAGCGAGTAAAAAATGAATCATGTCAGAACTCCTGATTGTCCCTTGTACTGTTACAATCGATTCAGCGAGCATTTTATTTACAGACAGGACAGTAGTCTGATATATGCGTGGATGGGCACTAGCATCGAATGgaacggtaggtagcctagtgtttagagcgctgggccagtaaccgaaaggttgggagatcgaatccccgaactgAGAAGTTAAAAATCTGACGATCTGAACAAGGATTTTTAACCCACTGTTtatagaccgtcattgtaaataagtatttgttctgaactgacttgcctagttaaataaaggttactttttttttaaatacaaaaaaCGCGATGCTGTGTGAAACACGAATCCATTTAAGCAAACATCCTACACACCGACGGTCTCCATCTGCGCTGGAGTCATTGAACCTCTGTGTGTAAGGAGAGACCGAGGGATAACACAATGACAGTGAGGTGCCGCTTCCGGGGGAATATCTTTACTAATTAAGAATATTAAAATAAATATGAGGTGTGTGTCGCCAAAATTCAGCACATGGGAGTAAATGTTCTTTAGGTTGTTCATACAGATCTAGATTACAAGGAAAATATTTGTAGAACATGAACCTTACTTTAGGCAGACTTGAGGTTAGGAGAAAATATGTTACATCTGCAGGGAAGCTTCGGAGAAATAAGACAAAGCAGGAATATCGCAGCGCCATAGTGACATCTACAGGTTTAAAAGTCATAGGCAGCACATTAGAAGTATCAGGAACACATTTATCTCATTTGGAATTCCTTTAATGGTCAATGAGAATTTGCTGTTACCAAAATACATATTGCTCAATGTGCTTGGCTGAAACACGCCATTGCGTGTTGGTGAGTAGACTTGACAGCACTACTGCACCACACGACCATAAAAGTTAGCCCTACTTGAGGCACATCTCCCGTGGGTGTAAAATTGAATGTTATTATTTGTTTCATTGCGACGTTTTCGTGCTTTGAGTAGAAAACAAGCAACCAATAAAACGCTTCTCTGCCCCAGCTTAATTATAGCACATTTTGGTGACAAAATTACATAGGCCTACTTTCCAACGGTCATTTTACGTGTCATGACTCAGGATAGCCATTCTTCTTCAAGTAAGGTTAGAAAATGAACGGAACATCCACTTTAGTCACACTTAGCAAAAATCCACTTTAGTTACACTTAGCAAAAATCCACTTTAGTTAGATACTATTACATTTGGTCATGTGTAAATAAACAACTATATTCTCTGTCCATTTTCTGGGACAAAGTGCACCACCACTCTTCCCTGAATTCGATCACGTCacctgtatttaaaaaaaaaagagggTTATCCTAGGAACCAAAAATTGAGAAACCAGAGGAACCTTTTATGTTTCATATATTCATTATgattaataatagtaataatattaATGACAAAAATGCtattaacaataataataaaaaacaacATTGAGTGGCAAACTTGTAAAGTCACACTGTCCACGTTTTTAAAAATTAATTTATTAACTTTACATCATCAGAAGTCAAAATAAATATGCAGTCAATAAATAAATAACGACCTTTAGCACATTGTCAACCATTGACGGATGTCGATATTGCTCATATACACATCTATCTTGTTGTCATAGGGTGCGTCGCTTCTTAACAACCTATAGGCATGGTTAAAGTGCAGGTGGCTTAGCTAAGCTCAATGTTATTCATTTGTGTTCACCAATAGTGTCAGTGTCCCATTGCCTTCCAGTAAAACCACGACATTATATTCTATAGAACTATTATCCCTCAAGTAGTCCACGTATGCACAATGAATGAAATCCTTAATTAGACCTAAATGTAATCATATTACCGAATTAGTCTTGAATAATAAGAAGTGTAAAAGTTGTGCGTCACTGATCAAGTCTTGGTCAACAGCTTTGCACAAAGGGAAAATTCTTTGTACAAATGGAAAGAGGAAAAAAAGTATTTCCACATGTTACCAACAGTTTTCATTAAAGCAATGTTTTAATATTTTCTCTTAAATTCACTATTGTTTCATTATGTCAATTTCTTATAGGCCTACAGTCTGCAACCTTGACAACTACGTTATGAAAACAAAATCTGAAAAGTATGTACTACTATTCCCCATAAATTCCACATCAAGAATGTATTTTGTTCTCAGTAGGTTTGTTTTAGAATTACATTTTCGTATGTGCATGGGCCTCAATTCAAATTTGCGGCCTATTTTCTCTAGAGCAATGAGTGACACacttgttgctctctctctctctctctctctctctctctctctctctctctctctctctctctctctctctctctctctctctctctctctctctctctctctctctctctctctctctctctctctatttctttctctcgctctctctcggttgTGCAGGGGCCGTCAGAATGGTGGGAAGGTGCGACACAAGCGCCAGGCTCTACAGGACATGGCTAGGCCTCTGAAGCAGTGGCTCTACAAACACAGGGACAACCCATACCCCACTAAGACAGAGAAAATCCTGCTAGCCCTCAGCTCTCAAATGACCTTGGTCCAGGTATTTATTTTCTCTTATTTTTAAATATTTCAGGAAAGTTCTATTAGAACAACCGTTTAACCACAATGTCATATATAATCTGATTGTTGTTGAGATGATATTGCATTGAAATTAAAATACTTATATAGATAAATAATGAAATAGTGAAAAGGCCTCATTACAATGTAGCCTACATCATTCTATTGTACCTACGTTTTAATTTGTCACAGAATTCATTCTGTATAACTTCGCCATCTCTATTTAACCTTATGGGTTTCATTATGGACAACATTGACCTTGGCATCATCTCCTCAAGTTATAGCCTACTTGTCTTTGAAAATAGGCAGCTTGTACTTAGGTGGCCTTTTAGTTTTGTGAGTCATAGTGCATGGTGTTCCTCTAGATTACTGGGTTTTCATCATAAAGTGACAAACCCcatagagagagccagagagagccagggagagccagagagagccagagagagccagggagagccagggagagccagagagagccagggagagccagagagagccagggagagccagagagagccagagagagccagggagagccagagagagccagggagagccagagagagccagagagagccagggagagccagagagagccagggagagccagagagagccagagatagacagacagacagacagacagacagacagacagacagacagacagacagacagacaaagagagagcagcAAAAGTAGGCTACAACTGTCAGACGTTGAGCTGAGCTCCTCCCTACAGTATGTTCTGTCTGACGTGGGACTATGCTGCTATGTCATCTggacacaacacaatgtcattaatttgagagagagagaaagatggggagagagaggtctgtctcTGCGTCGGTTGCCTAATCTGTTTTTAATTTTGGTCCTAATTAAGCCGTTTGTTTTGGGAGTGTGAGCACATCACAGAAGAATGCTTTAcatggaacacacacacgcacacacacacgcacgcacgcacgcacacacgcacgcacacacacacacacacacacaaaagtcaGGCTATGTTCACTCTGTCTGTGACCAGTCTGTATGCCACAGGGCAGGAACAAGGAACAAGGTGATGAACCATGTGGTGGCATAACACTATGTTTGATGTTTGTGGTGGGAACCCCGGCATTGTGACTGTGTGTGCGTCCAAAAATGCCCCCTTATCCCTACATACTGcattacttctgaccagagcctaatgggccctggtcaaaagtagtgcactatatcgggaaatagggtgccatttgggacgcgagCCACCCACCCATCCTCCCCCAGTCTCAGTCTTATTGACAGACATCATTTCTTGCAGGCTCATTAGCCTCAGACCTCTATGCTCTCTTAGTGCTCTCTTAgtgctctctcagtctctctcagtctctctcagtctctctcagccctctccaAGCCACATGTGGATGCTTCAGCTTAGGCCCCTGGTGTGACGTGCCCTCGGCCAGAGACAAAGGCGCGTGGGACTTGATTCGTTAACGAGAAACATGATACTGGAACACAGGAAAGATCAGAAAAGAAGTAGTCTAGCGTACTGCCGGTCCAACTCTTTCATAAGTCGCTTGAAGTGTATTGAGCATGAAAAGTTATTCCAGTATAACTTGTAATGGTCTCTGGTTCTTGTGGAATGAAGAAGGCAGGGTTGAGTATCATTTTATTGCATTAAAAAAAGTATTATTAGAAGGAGTTTGGTGGAATCCAGAATAAGCACATAGGACTGGGTATGTTGGGTTGGAAATAACTTGATGAATCCTTCCATTTGCTGGGCCTGTCTAGCGTTTAGGGGTGTTGAATGGTTGTGAATGGCATTTTGAAAGCCTTTGATATGGACTAGTTGACTATAGAGGACTAGACTAGATGAACGTTGCAGTGTTTTCTTGCTGATTTTTCTCGATCCATTTCCCCTGCGTGTCTGGGATGTCTCAGAGACTTCTGCTTCTGCGGTATTATGGGTATCGGGGTCCGCCGTGTTGCAACccgactctgtctctgtctctccgcctctctcgTACCCAGGGTAAGGCCGGCCGGAGGGAGGGAGGCACAGCAGACATTTTCCTAAAGGATAGTCTTTGTTTTGTCATGGATGTGGAGGTGTTTTGAATCCAAACAATAACAGCGAGTTCTATTTTTCTTCCCTTTtatctctgttcttctctctctgactctcctccttgtactttgctctctctctttgtttctctgtctgtctcggttcctctctttctcctctctccctctctctctctgttttttttcttACTTGATCTCTTACcccatctctcactttctctctgttaCTTTTGCACTCTCGCTtgcttttccctccctccctccctccctccctccctccctccctccctccctccctccctccctccctccctccctccctccctccctccctccctccctccctccctccctccctcaggtgTCTAACTGGTTTGCCAACGCCAGGCGGCGGCTGAAGAACACAGTGAGACAGCCAGATCTGAGCTGGGCGCTGCGCATCAAACTCTACAACAAATACGTCCAGGGCAACGCAGAGAGACTGAGTGTCAGCAGCGATGACACCTGCTCAGAAGGTAGGCTAACGCTCTCCTCGCCGCCAACCTGTCGTATTACAACATCGTATGTCTATCTCATGAAGACATCACCCTCAATGTCAGTGCCCACTTATCACATATCTCATATCGTGTCTCTACCTGGGGAAACGAGGTCAGCCCAACACAGCCATTTCCGTCCTCCTTACTACTGCCTCGTATCCGACAGTAGGATCCCGAAGTAGGATCCCGTTATGCAGGGACATGCACTGGCGTTTATAAATGGCCTGTCTGTGGCTGTTtctcaaattgcaccctattccctatgcagtgcactacttttgaccagggcccatctcATTTGGGACACGCACCGTGTGTCCTGGTAGAAAGACGCTGACGCTCAGAAGCGGTGACACACTGTCATTAAGACACCCTACGGCACTAGCAGGGCTGAAGACTAGCTTCTCTTCAGATCCCAGCCTGCAATTGGTAATGAGAGGCTCTGTCATACGTGTatttatcgctctctctctctctctctctctctctctctctctctctctctctctctctctctctctctcgctctcgctctcgctctctcgctcacaGCTCTTTTCTGTGACACAGAAAAACACCCATGCACTGTACTGTGGTGTCACTCAGTCCTTTAAGCCCTAATTAGGTTTGTTCAGGAGGAgagacacagtgtgggcagggtggaATGTCTTTATTTTGCAGTTTTCAGTTTGCATGGCGTTGTAATAAATTgtttatatagggctctggtcaaaagtagtgcactataaagccatttgggatgcacgtACTGTTGCTCCGGGAGTTAGTGATGTGACTAAGGAGACGATAACCCCAGTGACCCTGTAACCACTCAGTCAGTCTCACTGTCAGGATCTCGCTGGTAGACACGTCACCTCAGTGTCAGCGGGGTTGCCGTGGCAACGTCTCAACAGGAAGGGGTCAGACTGAGGGAGGTTAAAGGTCACCTGTAGCTCAGGTTTATGTATGACATTAAAGAGATGTCTCAGGCTTAAAAAAAGGAACCTGAGGATTTCAACATCATTTTCAGATGTACGATGTACACCTCGAATATACACCTGAAACATCTACCTCGGGAAGCAGGGGAAGGAAAGCAAATATGTTCACGTGGTTCTGATATAAGTTATAATTATAATTTTGCCCAGATTGAATCCTAACTCAGACCTGCCCGAATCATTTTCAGTGGCCCTCCCTTGATTTCCCCCATCCCGAGAGGGGATCTGTTTTTCAGCACCATGTTATATTTTCTGAATTTTTTTCATCAGGTGGGGGCCAATATTTTAATTCAATCTCGGCTGCAAAGAGCTCCCTGGAAATTATTTATTTCTGCAAAGGATAACAGCAATGTGCTTTTGATAGAGAGGAAATGGGCTACCATCCGTCATGGTTTGGTAATGCCTTGGTCTTAAGCTGACGGCTGAGGTCTTCACTGTAGCTGGTTGAAGCCCTGCCAACTGGAGGGCGTACagacagaggaactaaatgtgTTTTTCATTTATTTCACTCTTCGTTGTCTGGATTCTCCCTGGTGGCGCCCCCTGGTGTTGCAGACGGGGACAACACTCAGCGGATGCAGACGAGCGGCGGCGAGTTCAGCAAGCCCATGTACCAGAGCGTCATCAAGAAAGAGGGTGCCACCATGATGGGGACGGGGCTCCGAGCCGCTGACGCCGCCTCATTGGCCGAGGACTACGTGACTCCGCCTCCTAAGTACAAGAGCAGCTTGCTTCACCGGTACCTTAACGACTCGCTGAGACACGTGATGGTGGCCAACGGCGTCATGGATGCCAGGAAGAGGAACCACTCGGGATCCTTCAGCTCCAACGAGTATGACGACGATCTCCTCTCCCCGTCGTCCTCAGAAACCGAGGCAAACTTTGTTTATCGAGCTGGTAAGAATCCGACATTCCTTCTCACATTCTTTCCTTAATATTTAGCTTCtgcctctttctttttctctttttctgtcCTCATCTGCACATTTTTGATTTAATTCTCCTGCCCTCTGGCCCATTTGGCCCGTTCATTGTGAGGAAGACGTTCTTAGGCGCTGTGGCGGTGTTCCATTGCTGTTCCACTCCCTGTTGTCTTGTTTCAACAGCCTGGTTATGGTTTTCCCCTTATAGAAAAAACAATATGATTTCATGTGACATTTTTTTTGCACGTGCGAAactgtgtttttggaacacttcacgtgACGATATTTCATATCACCTTTCTCGTCGGTTACATTTTTCACACGTGAATATATTTTCACTTGAGATTTCCCAGGTGATGCCCTGAAAACAAAAAGGAGTCATTAGTATGCACACACAAACAGTGCTATTAACATACAGATGTCCCCGGAACATCACACAGTCAGTGGTTTTAACATACATGATTACATTGTGAATGTTTATTGATAGAGTAAgtattattcaacatgtcctcacctgggttttgaactcacaaccttttgGTTCACGGCACTCTGATCTTCCTGCTACGCCACCATGACTGATTTCACCTGTATTCCAATACTTTAGACTTAAGTAAAGTAAATCTCAActttgttaaaaaaaatacacTCAAGAAAAACGATTATATTTATCAGGGTGATTCAGGAGTCACATTAAAACATGTTAATATGCCTCACCAACAGACGATACAGAAAACCTACAAATTGTTGAAATAAGTCAATTAAATCAATAATGAGAGAATAGTCAGAACAACTGTTCACTAAAACTGCAGTGCAGATGGTATTCTTTCGCTAAGTGCAGAGATGTATTATAGGCAATGAATGTGTAGAGGAACTCTACAGACTTTGTGATGCGGCAGATTGATCAGTGTTCCCCAAATCCAGAGGGtttgagttcaaatcccaggtggggTCATATTGAAAAGCTAATACTAAGTGATAATGTCTTATGCAATCATATTGTCATTGATTAAGAAAACCCATAAACTATTTGTGATATTTTTTACATGTGAAATAGCTGTTTTCACATGTTGTGCTAAAACGTTCACATGTGGAAATCGAACTCTCACATGTGGAATTGTATCTTCACAAGTGAACAACGTTTGCATCCCCGTGTTGTCACATTCACACGAGCCCAAATGTGTAGTttcatggtatcacatgttgaCATTTTGCATCCCCACGTCACAGGTCTTTTTtcatgtgtagtttcatgttGTCACGTTGCGTTCACATTTTGTCACAACTTCACATATGATCCCAAGTGATCACATGCACTCCCTTGTTTCCACACTCTTCTTTCATTTCAGACGTGTGAAAGTTAATAAGGTACTTGTGGCGACTGAAATGCACCTCCTAGGTAGCTATGGGATATGATTTCCCTTTTATTCAAAGCTTTCTCTCTGTtcaccatgcacctgcaaaaagATAGCTCTGATGTGGGAATGCCTTTTAGTATGTTGGGTATGAGGTAACAGTATATTcacttttaaaagtgagattttcacaggACGGTTACTTTAAGTCCATGTTGCAAgttgctccctattccctacttagttTGGGACCTTACCTAAGTCTAATATACCGCTCTCTATGTGTTCTGTTCACACCAACAGAGATAGCC contains these protein-coding regions:
- the LOC118361572 gene encoding homeobox protein Mohawk-like isoform X2, with translation MNTIVFNKLSNQVLFDEKAKEAERSSRNYLEVIDGQHPDLHPDLLSSNHQVIKDNNGIRHRRGRQNGGKVRHKRQALQDMARPLKQWLYKHRDNPYPTKTEKILLALSSQMTLVQVSNWFANARRRLKNTVRQPDLSWALRIKLYNKYVQGNAERLSVSSDDTCSEDGDNTQRMQTSGGEFSKPMYQSVIKKEGATMMGTGLRAADAASLAEDYVTPPPKYKSSLLHRYLNDSLRHVMVANGVMDARKRNHSGSFSSNEYDDDLLSPSSSETEANFVYRAETMDHGSSKCDNGGVQKEKVRGKDETYWKEINAAMALTNLAQGKDSGGSGTTSCIIQKSSHISEVKTVKVPLAQKY
- the LOC118361572 gene encoding homeobox protein Mohawk-like isoform X1; this encodes MNTIVFNKLSNQVLFDEKAKEAERSSRNYLEVIDGQHPDLHPDLLSSNHQVIKDNNGIRHRRPTVCNLDNYVMKTKSEKGRQNGGKVRHKRQALQDMARPLKQWLYKHRDNPYPTKTEKILLALSSQMTLVQVSNWFANARRRLKNTVRQPDLSWALRIKLYNKYVQGNAERLSVSSDDTCSEDGDNTQRMQTSGGEFSKPMYQSVIKKEGATMMGTGLRAADAASLAEDYVTPPPKYKSSLLHRYLNDSLRHVMVANGVMDARKRNHSGSFSSNEYDDDLLSPSSSETEANFVYRAETMDHGSSKCDNGGVQKEKVRGKDETYWKEINAAMALTNLAQGKDSGGSGTTSCIIQKSSHISEVKTVKVPLAQKY